In one Rhea pennata isolate bPtePen1 chromosome 17, bPtePen1.pri, whole genome shotgun sequence genomic region, the following are encoded:
- the SLC8B1 gene encoding mitochondrial sodium/calcium exchanger protein produces the protein MGPAWALSAAWAAGDGGAPLPGPGKAADCWEVRKRNSSEWCHFVQTNPDCQLEGGFLDYLNGIFCVFPARLLPLAVALYACWLLYLFVILGVTAEKFFCPNLSAISTNLKLSHNVAGVTFLAFGNGAPDVFSAVVAFSDPRTAGLAIGALFGAGVFVTTVVAGGIALVKPFTAASRPFLRDVIFYMVAVFLTFMVLYFGRIRLGEALGYLGLYIFYVFTVVLCTWIHRRQRGEGLPPPGPWEPELLTDTEDRESLGTNSGDYGEEYRPLLPYQETSLHILATALSPVDYRKWRRKPWYWRLFKVLKVPVELVLLLTVPVVDPDKEDLNWKRPLNCLHVVTSPLLCILTLKSGAYGLYQIQGVFPVWALVVLVGTVVAVLIFSTTSNEEPPKYHCVFAFLGFLASAMWINAAATELVNLLRTLGIIFQLSNTVLGLTLLAWGNSIGDTFSDLTMARQGYPRMAFSACFGGIIFNILVGVGLGCLLQMTSSQMVVKLEPDSLLVWILAGALGLSLVFSFVAVPAQCFQLGKAYGVCLILYYLAFLCVALLTEFKVIRLAAV, from the exons ATGGGGCCGGCGTGGGCGCTGAGCGCGGCGTGGGCCGCGGGCGACGGCGGCGCGCCGCTGCCGGGCCCCGGGAAGGCGGCGGAC TGCTGGGAGGTGCGGAAACGCAACAGCTCCGAGTGGTGCCACTTCGTCCAGACCAACCCCGACTGCCAGCTGGAGGGTGGCTTCCTCGACTACCTCAACGGCATCTTCTGCGTCTTCCCCGCGCGCCTGCTGCCGCTGGCCGTCGCCCTCTAC GCTTGCTGGCTCTTGTACCTCTTCGTCATCCTCGGTGTGACGGCGGAGAAGTT CTTCTGCCCCAACTTGTCGGCCATCTCCACCAACCTGAAGCTGTCTCACAACGTGGCAG GTGTCACCTTCCTGGCATTCGGCAATGGGGCTCCGGACGTCTTCAGTGCTGTGGTGGCTTTCTCTGACCCACGGACAGCAGGGCTGGCAATCGGCGCCCTCTTCG GCGCTGGTGTGTTCGTGACCACAGTGGTGGCCGGAGGCATTGCCCTAGTCAAGCCCTTCACAGCTGCCTCCAGGCCCTTCCTCAGGGACGTCATCTTCTACATGGTGGCCGTCTTCCTCACCTTCATGGTACTCTACTTCGGCAGGATCAGGCTGGGCGAGGCCCTGG GTTACCTGGGGCTCTACATCTTCTACGTCTTCACCGTGGTGCTCTGCACCTGGATCCaccggcggcagcgcggggaggGGCTGCCCCCGCCTGGACCCTGGGAGCCAG agctgctgacGGACACTGAAGACCGGGAGTCCTTGGGCACCAACAGCGGTGACTATG GCGAGGAGTACCGGCCCCTGCTCCCCTACCAGGAGACCTCGCTGCACATCCTGGCCACGGCCCTCAGCCCTGTGGACTACCGCAAGTGGAGGAGGAAGCCCTGGTACTGGCGGCTCTTCAAGGTGCTCAAG GTCCCCGtggagctggtgctgctgctcaCGGTGCCCGTCGTGGACCCCGACAAGGAGGACCTGAACTGGAAGAGGCCACTCAACTGCCTGCACGTGGTCAccagccccctgctctgcaTCCTCACCCTGAAGTCAGGCGCCT ACGGGCTGTACCAGATCCAGGGCGTCTTCCCCGTCTGGGCGCTGGTCGTGCTGGTCGGCACCGTCGTGGCGGTTCTCATCTTCAGCACCACGAGCAACGAGGAGCCCCCCAAGTACCACTGC GTATTTGCCTTCTTGGGGTTCTTGGCCAGCGCCATGTGGATCAACGCGGCGGCCACGGAGCTGGTGAACCTCCTCCGGACCCTGGGCATCATCTTCCAGCTGAGCAACACCGTGCTGGGCCTGACGCTGCTGGCCTGGGGCAACAGCATCGGCG ACACTTTCTCCGACCTGACCATGGCGCGGCAGGGCTACCCCCGCATGGCCTTCTCCGCCTGCTTCGGCGGCATCATCTTCA ACATCCTGGTCGGAGTGGGACTCGGCTGCCTGCTGCAGATGACCAGCAGCCAGATGGTGGTGAAG CTGGAACCCGACAGCCTCCTGGTCTGGATCCTGGCCGGGGCCCTGGGCTTGAGCTTGGTCTTCTCCTTCGTGGCGGTGCCAGCGCAGTGCTTCCAGCTGGGCAAGGCGTACGGCGTCTGCCTCATCCTCTACTACCTGGCCTTCCTCTGCGTGGCCCTGCTGACCGAGTTCAAGGTGATCCGCCTGGCCGCCGTCTGA
- the SDSL gene encoding serine dehydratase-like — MGRLRLPSSWLWARGRAVAPRGQTDGSQGRGGSGRFHLVSPLLESAALSEAAGAKVYMKLENVQPTGSFKIRGIGYLCQEAARTGCRRFVCSSGGNAGLAAAYAAGKLGLPATVVVPGSAGEAVRRRLRDLGAEVEVCGQVWDEANRRALELAEAEGCMSIHPFDHPLIWQGHASLVRELRDSLESKPDAVVLSVGGGGLLAGVVAGLREVGWPDVPVLAAETWGAHSLHAALRAGRLVSLPRIASVAKSLGALTVSARALQCAREHPVLSEVVEDAEAVRAVERFLDDERLLVEPACGAALALLYAGRLRRLRGEGRLPPALASVVVVVCGGSDIHAAELRALKSRLGLP; from the exons aTGGGGCGCCTCCGGCTTCCCTCCTCCTGGCTCTGGGCGAGGGGCAGAGCTGTGGCCCCGCGCGGACAGACGGACGGAAGCCAG GGCCGGGGGGGCTCCGGGCGCTTCCACCTGGTCTCGCCCCTGCTGGAGAGCGCGGCCTTGTCGGAGGCGGCGGGCGCCAAGGTCTACATGAAGCTGGAGAACGTGCAGCCCACGGGCTCCTTCAAGATCCGGGGCATCGGCTACCTGTGCCAGGAG GCCGCCAGGACGGGCTGCCGGCGCTTCGTCTGCTCCTCAG GGGGCAacgcggggctggcggcggcctACGCGGCCGGGAAGCTGGGGCTGCCGGCCACCGTGGTGGtgcccggcagcgccggcgaGGCCGTGCGGCGCCGGCTGCGGGACCTGGGGGCTGAGGTGGAGGTCTGCGGGCAG GTGTGGGACGAGGCCAACCGGAGGGCGCTGGAGCTGGCTGAGGCCGAGGGCTGCATGAGCATCCACCCCTTCGACCACCCTCTCATCTG GCAGGGCCACGCCAGCCTGGTGCGGGAGCTGAGGGACTCGCTGGAGAGCAAGCCGGATGCCGTGGTGCTGTCGGTGGGAGGCGGGGGGCTGCTGGCCGGCGTGGTGGCCGGCCTGCGCGAGGTCGGCTGGCCGGACGTGCCCGTGCTGGCCGCCGAGACCTGGGGGGCCCACAGCCTGCACGCGGCGCTGCGCGCCGGCCGCCTCGTCTCCCTGCCCCGCATCGCCAG CGTGGCCAAGAGCCTGGGGGCGCTGACGGTGTCGGCGCGGGCGCTGCAGTGCGCCCGCGAGCACCCCGTGCTCTCGGAGGTGGTGGAGGACGCGGAGGCTGTGCGGGCCGTGGAGCGGTTCCTGG ACGACGAGCGGCTGCTGGTGGAGCCGGCGTGCGGGGCGGCGCTGGCGCTGCTCTACGCCGGGCGCctgcggcggctgcggggcgaggggcggctgccgccggcgcTCGCCTCCGTCGTCGTCGTGGTCTGCGGCGGCAGCGACATCCACGCCGCCGAGCTGCGGGCCCTCAAGAGCcgcctggggctgccctga
- the TPCN1 gene encoding two pore channel protein 1 isoform X1, with protein MAVSMDDDVPLILTLDDSGSSTSAPLDDLEREELPNENGGSYDVVNDASSPAVGDCCAQQGSAQHNWEMNYQEAAIYLQEGENNDKFFTHPKNAKALAAYLFAHNHLFYLMELSTALLLLLLSLCEAPAVPMLRLGIYVHATLELFALIVVVFELSMKMRWLGFQTFIRHKRTMVKTCVLFVQFIEAIVVLVRQTSHVRITRALRCIFLVDCRYCGAVRRNLRQIFQSLPPFIDILLLLLFFMVIFAILGFYLFSPNHSDPYFSTLENSLVNLFVLLTTSNFPDVMMPSYARNPWSCVFFIVYLSIELYFIMNLLLAVVFDTFNDIEKKKFKSLLLHKRTAIQHAYRLLITKQRPSGISFKHFEGLLRFYKPRMCARERYLTFKALNQSNTPLVSLKDFYNFYEVVGLKWKAKRNREHWFDDLPRTAFLIFKGINILVKSRVFQYTMYTVVAVNGIWILVETFMLQGGNFFSRNVPWSYIVFLTIYGVELLLKTTGLGPVEYLSSGWNLFDFAVTLFAFLGLLALAFNMEPFYFIVVLRPLQLLRLFKLKKRYRNVLDTMFELFPRMASLGLTLLIFYYCFAIVGMEFFAGVVYPNCCNTSTVADSYRWVNHTIGNKTVVEEGYYYLNNFDNILNSFVTLFELTVVNDWYIIMEGVTSQTTHWSRLYFMIFYIVTMVVMTIIVAFILEAFVFRMNYTRKNQDSEEDNGIVLEKEISKEEVVGIIELYKRSSATTETSQLQKIILQMDKYGQMSTLFLGRRSRTKSDLSMKMYEEEIQEWYEEHARKEESQTPLQESAPASNNSLKPLSLRQRSQTVI; from the exons gaaggagaaaataatgatAAGTTCTTCACTCACCCCAAGAATGCCAAAGCACTCGCTGCCTACCTCTTTGCACACAATCACCTTTTCTACCTAATGGAACTGAGCACAGCGCTGCTGCTCCTGTTGCTGTCTCTCTGCGAGGCGCCAGCTGTTCCTATGCTCCGTCTTGGCATCTAT GTCCATGCAACCCTGGAGCTGTTCGCGTTAATTGTGGTTGTCTTTGAGCTCTCAATGAAGATGAGGTGGCTGGGCTTCCAAACCTTTATCAGGCACAAAAGGACCATGGTGAAG ACTTGTGTGCTGTTTGTGCAATTCATAGAGGCCATTGTGGTTTTGGTGCGCCAAACCTCGCATGTCCGGATAACGAGAGCCCTGCGCTGTATCTTCTTGGTGGATTGCCGTTACTGTGGTGCAGTCAGAAG aaACCTGCGACAGATATTCCAGTCCCTCCCTCCATTTATTGatattctcctcctcctgcttttcttcatggTGATCTTTGCCATCCTGG gtttttatttgttttctcctaaCCACTCGGATCCT tacttCAGTACTTTAGAGAACAGCCTTGTGAATCTCTTCGTGCTTTTGACTACTTCAAA TTTCCCTGATGTGATGATGCCATCCTATGCCCGGAACCCCTGGTCCTGTGTCTTCTTCATAGTGTATCTCTCCATTGAGCTGTACTTCATAATGAACTTG cttctgGCTGTTGTGTTCGACACTTTCAATGACATTGAAAAGAAGAAGTTTAAGTCCTTGCTGCTGCACAAGCGCACGGCCATACAGCACGCCTACCGCTTACTTATTACCAAACAG AGGCCGTCTGGAATTTCCTTCAAGCACTTTGAAGGGCTGTTGCGGTTTTACAAGCCTCGGATGTGTGCCAGAGAGCGGTATCTCACTTTCAAAGCACTGAATCAAAGCAATACTCCTTTAGTCAG CCTAAAGGATTTTTACAATTTCTATGAAGTTGTTGGCTTAAAATGGAAG GCAAAACGAAATCGCGAGCACTGGTTTGATGACCTTCCACGGACAGCGttccttatttttaaag gcaTCAACATCCTTGTGAAGTCGCGAGTATTCCAGTACACCATGT ataCTGTGGTGGCTGTGAATGGAATTTGGATTCTTGTTGAAACCTTCATGCTGCAAG GAGGGAATTTCTTCTCCAGAAATGTCCCATGGAGCTACATAGTCTTCCTCACAA TCTATGGTGTGGAGCTGCTCCTGAAAACCACTGGACTGGGACCTGTCGAGTACCTGTCCTCAGGGTGGAATCT cttTGACTTTGCAGTCACTCTCTTTGCATTTCTGGGGCTCCTGGCACTGGCGTTTAACATGGAGCCGTTCTACTTCATTGTGGTCTTGCGACCTCTTCAGCTGCTGAG GCTCTTTAAATTGAAGAAACGCTACAGAAATGTCCTGGACACCATGTTTGAGTTGTTTCCCCGGATGGCCAG CTTGGGTTTAACCCTGCTGATCTTCTATTACTGCTTTGCCATCGTCGGCATGGAATTCTTCGCAGGTGTGGTCTACCCAAACTGCTGCAA CACAAGCACAGTCGCGGATTCCTACCGCTGGGTGAACCATACCATTGGCAACAAGACAGTTGTGGAAGAAGGCTATTACTATCTTAACAACTTTGACAACATTTTGAACAGCTTTG tCACGCTGTTTGAGTTAACGGTCGTTAATGACTGGTACATCATCATG GAAGGGGTGACCTCACAAACCACTCACTGGAGCCGTCTTTACTTCATGATCTTCTATATCGTGACCATG GTGGTGATGACGATCATAGTGGCATTTATTCTGGAGGCTTTCGTCTTCCGTATGAACTACACACGGAAGAACCAAGATTCAGAAG AGGACAATGGCATTGTGCTGGAGAAGGAGATCTCCAAGGAGGAAGTGGTTGGGATAATAGAGCTGTACAAGCGGAGTTCAGCTACCACTGAAACATCTCAGCTGCAGAAGATCATTTTGCAGATGGACAAATATGGG CAAATGTCGACACTGTTTCTGGGACGCAGATCAAGGACCAAGAGTGATTTAAGTATGAAGATGTATGAGGAGGAGATACAG GAGTGGTATGAGGAACACGCCAGAAAAGAAGAATCTCAGACACCGTTGCAAGAATCTGCACCTGCTTCCAACAATTCTCTGAAACCCCTGAGCCTCCGGCAACGCTCCCAGACTGTCATTTAG
- the PLBD2 gene encoding putative phospholipase B-like 2, with translation MAALRAVLAAALAAALAPRPAALPPPPRSASVLLEPGSGRLRVVPGRQPAAVAWANLTDHVQAVGWAFLEVATNGTYNDSLQAYAAGLAEAAVSEQLIYMHWMNTMVGYCGPFKYETDYCEKLKSYLEANLAWMEEQMEKGQEPEYWHQVRLALLQLKGLEDSYNGRVAFPGGRFSVAPFGFLLLQLGGDLEDLESAFNRSAAPPVLGSGSCSALLKLLPGNRDLLVAHDTWTSYQSMLRVIKKYTLPFRASARGNAQIAGSVQVFSSYPGTIFSGDDFYILSSGLVTLETTIGNSNPALWKYIHPQGSVLEWLRNIVANRLARSGPEWAAIFRQFNSGTYNNQWMVVDYNAFSPGKAGLRQGVLTVLEQIPGLVVVADKTELLYQQGYWASYNVPYFEEIFNASGNLELVKKYGDWFTYDKNPRARIFRRNQTLVHDMDSMVRLMRFNNYLRDPLSRCQGCDPPQNAENAISARSDLNPANGTYPFPALRQRSHGGTDMKITSFSMAPTYRLVAASGPTWDNVPPFQWSTSPYSNLLHMGHPDLWKFPPVQVHWD, from the exons AtggcggcgctgcgggcggtGCTGGCGGCCGCGCTGGCGGCCGCGCtggccccgcgcccggccgcgctgccgccgccgccccgcagcgcctcGGTGCTGCTGGAGCCGGGCTCGGGGCGGCTGCGCGTGGTGCCGGGCCGGCAGCCCGCCGCCGTCGCCTGGGCCAACCTCACCGACCACGTCCAGGCCGTGGG GTGGGCTTTCCTGGAGGTGGCCACCAACGGCACGTACAACGACAGCCTGCAGGCCTACGCCGCCGGGCTGGCCGAGGCCGCCGTGTCCGAGCAG CTCATCTACATGCACTGGATGAACACCATGGTGGGCTACTGCGGCCCCTTCAAGTACGAGACCGACTACTGCGAGAAGCTCAAGAGCTACCTCGAGGCCAACCTGGCCTGGATGGAGGAGCAGATGGAGAAGGGGCAGGAGCCCGAGTACTGGCACCAG GTGCgcctggccctgctgcagctgaagggcCTGGAGGACAGCTACAACGGGCGCGTGGCTTTCCCCGGCGGCAGGTTCTCCGTCGCGCCCTTCGGCTTCCT GTTGCTGCAGTTGGGGGGTGACCTGGAGGACCTGGAGTCGGCCTTCAACAGGTCGGCCGCGCCGCCCGTCCTGGGCTCGGGCTCGTGCTCTGCCCTCCTCAAGCTGCTCCCGGGCAATCGGGATCTCCTGGTTGCCCACGATACCTGGACCTCCTACCAGTCCATGCTGCGCGTCATCAAGAAGTACACGCTGCCCTTCCGCGCCTCGGCCCGCG GTAACGCTCAGATCGCAGGAAGCGTCCAGGTATTTTCCTCCTACCCCGGCACCATCTTCTCCGGAGATGACTTCTACATCCTGAGCAGCGGCTTG GTGACGCTGGAGACCACCATTGGGAACAGCAACCCCGCGCTGTGGAAATATATCCACCCGCAGGGCAGCGTCCTGGAGTGGCTAAGGAACATCGTGGCCAACCGGCTCGCCCGGAGCGGCCCGGAGTGGGCTGCCATCTTCCGGCAGTTCAACAGCGGCAC GTACAACAATCAGTGGATGGTGGTGGACTACAACGCCTTCTCGCCCGGGAAAGCTGGCCTCCGGCAAGGTGTGCTGACGGTGCTGGAGCAGATCCC GGGCCTGGTGGTCGTGGCTGATAAGACAGAGCTGCTTTACCAGCAGGGATATTGGGCCAGTTACAACGTGCC GTACTTCGAGGAGATCTTTAATGCCAGTGGGAACCTGGAGCTGGTGAAGAAATATGGTGACTGGTTCACCTACGACAAGAACCCCCGTGCCCGGATCTTTCGGCGCAACCAGACGCTGGTGCATGACATGGACTCCATGGTCCGTCTGATGAg GTTCAACAACTACCTGCGAGACCCGCTGTCGCGGTGCCAGGGCTGTGACCCCCCGCAGAACGCTGAAAACGCCATCTCTGCCCGCTCGGACCTGAACCCGGCCAACGGGACCTATCCCTTCCCGGCGCTGCGCCAGCGCTCCCACGGCGGCACAGACATGAAG ATCACGTCCTTCAGCATGGCCCCGACGTACCGGCTCGTGGCGGCCAGCGGGCCCACGTGGGACAACGTGCCCCCCTTCCAGTGGAGCACCTCCCCCTACAGCAACCTGCTGCACATGGGCCACCCCGACCTCTGGAAGTTCCCCCCCGTCCAGGTCCACTGGGACTGA